From the Streptomyces sp. NBC_01216 genome, the window AGCACCCCGGGATCACTTGGAAACAGCTCCGCCGACGCTTTTACGGCGGCGGCTGGTGGCCCGTCACAGAAGAAGCGGAACTGTTCAACCCGGCCAAGGTAAGCACGCCCGGATACCGATACCGGGAAAACTCGTTCCGGCTCCGTGGCCCACTACGGCATGAGGAACTGAACAGCCCGGAACGGGATTTGCCAAGAGCCCGGTGCCCGGAGACGGGCACGCCGGGTTCGGGAGGCGGCTCGGGGAAACCCACTGGTGGAAACACCAGCAGGGCGCCCCGAGTCGACCTCACCCAGCGCCACTCCTTGCCGCGCGTGCACGGGACGTGAGGGGCACCCGACGACGGGACGTGCTCGGGTGCCTCGGCAACGCGCGGTGTCATGACCGTCGCCCCGCACCCGCCGGGGGCCACCGGACTGGCCTCAGCGGAGCCTGGTCAGGTGGGGTCGGGCTGTTCCCGGCCCCACCGAGCCCGCTCGCGTCCGGCGACCGTCGTCCAGGCGAACGCGCCATGGGCCACCGCGCGCACCTCCACCGCGAGCAGCCTCCCGGGGCGTGATCCGGGCCAGGCGTGGAATCCGCCGGCGATCGGCCGGACCGCGATGCCCAGCAGGGTGCGGGGCGCCTGCCCCTCGGGCAGCAGGACGCTGAACGCCTTGTAGGCCGCCTCCTTGGCGCAGAACGCCTGGAGCAGACGCCACCAGGCCCGCGCCTCGTCGGGAGCGGACACGGTCCAGGCCCGTTCCTCGGGGGTGAGGACGAGATGCGCCGCGGCCAACGGAAGCCCCCGCAGCTCGAGGTCGCAACCCAGCGCCGCATAGCGTTCGGCCCGCGCGGCCAGGGCCACGGCCAGCCCGCCATCGTGGCTGATGGAACCCACACTGCCGGCCGGGAAGACCGGCTTGCGGCCGGCCCGGAGGATCTCCCCGGCCGGCAGATCGGCCTCGGTCAGTGCGCGGCGCGCCGCGCAGCGCCCGGCGAGGAAGTCACCACGGCGCGGCGCCGGCATCGCGCGCGCCTGGGCGTCCTCGAACGGGCCCGCCGGCTCCGCTTCGCTCTCCCCCGCCACCGCGGTGCCCAGGGTCAGCCCTCGCGGACCGAGGAGGGGCCG encodes:
- a CDS encoding 4'-phosphopantetheinyl transferase family protein, translated to MPDPRGPARYDATSTGRAVHRAALRTEQGPAGVHTSAAAALSKLRPLLGPRGLTLGTAVAGESEAEPAGPFEDAQARAMPAPRRGDFLAGRCAARRALTEADLPAGEILRAGRKPVFPAGSVGSISHDGGLAVALAARAERYAALGCDLELRGLPLAAAHLVLTPEERAWTVSAPDEARAWWRLLQAFCAKEAAYKAFSVLLPEGQAPRTLLGIAVRPIAGGFHAWPGSRPGRLLAVEVRAVAHGAFAWTTVAGRERARWGREQPDPT